A single genomic interval of Deltaproteobacteria bacterium harbors:
- a CDS encoding sigma-54-dependent Fis family transcriptional regulator: MAHILVVDDEQSMRELLQIMLTKEGYQVTTAAGGTQAINLLEKTPFDLVITDIKMKKVDGLEVLKRCKELHPQAVVILISAYATTSTAVEAMKWGAYDYLPKPFKVQEMKSVIRDALATAQTQEVLHKRVPTDAAVSDQYGIIGTSSEMKKIFDLIPRIAAATSNVLITGESGTGKELIAKAIHTQSPRSNEPFVTVNCGSMPETLMESELFGHKKGSFTGASATRSGLFEAAHQGTIFLDEIAELTPPVQVKLLRAVQEKKFKMVGGTEEISVDVRIISATNRDLEQEVMAGRFREDLYYRLNVIHIRMPPLRERPEDIPLLAQHFLEKYSRQMGKDIRKISAFALDILKSYNFPGNIRELENIIERSVALETSNIVLPDSLTLSSFKQTQAQTHPAAVTMGLPPDGIDLDEVLGQLERDLLQQALARTHGAKQKAADLLGISFRSFRYRLAKYGLGEEDEVEE; the protein is encoded by the coding sequence ATGGCCCACATCCTCGTGGTTGACGATGAACAGAGCATGAGAGAATTGTTGCAAATCATGCTCACCAAAGAAGGCTATCAGGTAACCACTGCTGCGGGTGGCACGCAGGCCATAAACCTCTTGGAAAAAACACCTTTCGATCTCGTCATAACCGACATCAAGATGAAAAAGGTGGACGGCCTCGAAGTCTTGAAAAGATGCAAGGAACTGCATCCACAGGCTGTAGTGATCCTGATATCTGCCTACGCCACTACTTCTACAGCCGTGGAAGCAATGAAGTGGGGCGCCTACGACTACCTGCCAAAGCCGTTCAAAGTGCAGGAGATGAAGTCAGTAATACGTGATGCCCTTGCAACAGCCCAGACACAAGAGGTGCTGCACAAAAGAGTGCCCACCGACGCTGCTGTTTCGGATCAATACGGCATCATTGGCACCAGTTCCGAGATGAAGAAGATCTTTGACCTCATCCCTCGAATAGCAGCAGCAACCAGCAATGTCCTGATCACAGGAGAATCGGGTACCGGCAAAGAACTGATTGCCAAGGCGATCCACACGCAGAGTCCTCGCAGTAATGAACCTTTTGTCACGGTCAACTGTGGAAGTATGCCTGAAACTCTCATGGAAAGCGAGCTGTTCGGCCACAAGAAGGGCTCTTTTACAGGAGCTTCAGCTACACGGAGCGGTCTGTTCGAGGCAGCACATCAGGGCACCATCTTCCTCGATGAAATAGCTGAACTCACTCCTCCTGTGCAGGTAAAACTCCTGCGAGCTGTTCAGGAAAAAAAATTCAAGATGGTGGGGGGAACCGAGGAAATCAGTGTTGATGTTCGCATAATCAGCGCCACCAACAGAGACCTCGAACAGGAAGTAATGGCAGGTCGTTTCCGCGAAGATCTTTACTATAGACTCAATGTGATTCATATCCGTATGCCTCCGCTCCGAGAACGGCCTGAAGACATTCCTTTACTGGCACAACATTTCCTGGAAAAGTACAGCCGGCAGATGGGCAAGGACATCAGGAAAATTTCTGCCTTTGCCCTGGACATACTCAAGAGCTACAATTTCCCGGGGAACATACGCGAACTGGAAAACATAATTGAACGCAGCGTTGCCCTGGAAACTTCAAATATAGTCCTGCCAGACAGCCTCACCCTGTCAAGTTTCAAGCAAACCCAGGCGCAGACGCACCCAGCTGCTGTGACCATGGGTTTGCCGCCTGACGGTATCGACTTGGATGAGGTGCTGGGCCAACTTGAAAGAGATCTTTTGCAGCAGGCCTTGGCGCGTACTCATGGAGCCAAGCAAAAGGCTGCCGACCTGCTGGGCATAAGCTTTCGCTCTTTCCGTTACCGACTTGCCAAGTATGGTCTGGGTGAAGAAGATGAAGTGGAGG